From one Musa acuminata AAA Group cultivar baxijiao chromosome BXJ2-6, Cavendish_Baxijiao_AAA, whole genome shotgun sequence genomic stretch:
- the LOC135582313 gene encoding potassium channel AKT2-like isoform X1 — protein sequence MAGSPCQDSGTAMKAHNSMTNGCRKHGDESSSESLSLSSLSKLVLPPLGMSSCSQNPNGSRWRIFLPMDSRYRLELRAELHGDEFSLSLTNESSKMLSCRCWEAFMVALVAYSAWVYPFEIAFMHAAPKGGLFLTDNVIDAFFAADIVLTFFVAYIDSRTQVLVCDPRKIATRYLSTWFIMDLTSTLPFEGLGYLITGRVKAGVSYSLLGTLRLWRLRKVKQFFTRLEKDIRFSYFCIRCVRLLFVTFFLVHCAGCLYYLLADRYPHQGKTWIGAAVPNFREANLWMRYIASIYWSISTMTTVGYGDLHAVNTREMIFNIFYMLCNLGLTAYLIGNMTNLVVEGTRRTMEFRNSIQVASNFVCRNHLPPHLKEQILAYMCLRFKAETLNQQHLMDQLPKALCKSICQHLFLPTVKEAYLFKGVSRETLLLLVTKMKVEYIPPREDVIMQNEAPEDVYIVVSGEVEIIYSDNEMEQVVGKFSTGDIFGEFTALSERPQSFIFRTRTLSQLLKFKQSTLKEVLHAKQKDGIIIMKNFLKHQTEFKDISIDNLIGENGEFEETNKPCNLLTVAATGNSCFLDKLLKAGMDPDIGDSKGRTPLHIAASKGYEDCVLVLINHACNINIQDMDGNTPLWDAITGKHHNIFNILHRCACVSNPYTSADLLCLASKRNDLSTMRELLNHGLNIDSENHEGLTALQIASAENHEEMVTFLVMNGASIVKSNPNGSIERRMKKEILEEMIQQRDVGYPTMALEPYGAFKKTEVLREQDNSLKLEANEHRPRISVFNGHPLLRNSHSETGKLISLPSTMEELRTIIGKKFEVDARYKILTNEDAAEVDSIDVLRDNDKIFIVGEDELLKLDIKC from the exons ATGGCAGGCAGCCCGTGCCAAGACTCCGGTACGGCCATGAAGGCTCACAACTCCATGACGAACGGCTGCAGGAAGCACGGCGATGAGAGCAGCTCCGAGTCCCTTAGCCTCAGCAGCCTCTCCAAGCTCGTTCTTCCTCCCCTCGGCATGTCAAGCTGCAGCCAGAACCCGAACGGCTCGCGATGGAGAATCTTCTTGCCCATGGACTCGAGATACAGGTTAGAACTACGCGCAGAGCTCCATGGCGACGAATTCTCTCTTTCGCTGACGAACGAAAGCTCCAAGATGTTGTCTTGCAGGTGCTGGGAAGCGTTCATGGTGGCGCTGGTAGCGTACTCTGCATGGGTGTATCCGTTCGAGATCGCGTTCATGCACGCTGCGCCGAAGGGTGGGCTGTTCCTCACCGACAACGTCATCGACGCCTTCTTCGCGGCCGACATCGTTCTCACGTTCTTCGTGGCTTACATCGATTCCAGGACGCAGGTTCTTGTTTGTGACCCCAGGAAGATTGCCACCAG ATACTTGTCAACATGGTTCATCATGGATTTGACATCAACACTTCCATTTGAGGGTCTTGGCTACTTGATCACTGGAAGAGTCAAGGCAGGAGTCTCTTACAGCTTGTTGGGCACATTAAGACTCTGGCGTCTCAGGAAGGTCAAACAATTCTTCACAAG GCTAGAAAAAGATATCAGGTTCAGCTATTTCTGCATTAGATGCGTTAGACTCCTATTT GTTACCTTTTTCTTAGTCCACTGTGCTGGATGCCTCTACTACTTGCTGGCTGATCGGTATCCACATCAAGGGAAGACTTGGATTGGTGCTGCAGTGCCAAACTTCAGGGAAGCTAACTTGTGGATGCGTTACATAGCCTCCATCTACTGGTCTATATCCACAATGACAACAGTTGGTTATGGCGATCTTCATGCTGTGAACACAAGAGAAATGATCTTTAATATTTTCTATATGCTCTGTAACCTAGGCCTCACTGCATACTTGATTGGAAATATGACCAATCTGGTTGTTGAAGGAACACGACGCACAATGGAATTC AGGAATAGCATACAAGTTGCATCTAACTTTGTATGCAGAAACCACTTACCACCACATCTGAAAGAACAGATATTGGCTTATATGTGTCTTAGATTTAAAGCAGAGACCTTAAACCAACAACATCTGATGGACCAATTACCAAAAGCACTATGCAAAAGCATCTGTCAGCATCTCTTCCTGCCGACTGTCAAGGAGGCTTACCTCTTTAAAGGTGTCTCGAGGGAAACACTCTTACTGTTG GTAACTAAGATGAAAGTCGAGTACATTCCACCCAGAGAGGATGTCATCATGCAAAATGAAGCCCCAGAAGATGTATACATTGTTGTATCAGGTGAAGTTGAAATCATATATTCTGATAATGAGATGGAACAAGTTGTAGGGAAGTTTAGCACAGGAGATATATTTGGAGAATTTACTGCACTCAGCGAAAGGCCTCAAAGCTTTATATTCCGCACCAGAACATTGTCTCAGCTGTTAAAGTTCAAGCAGAGCACCCTGAAAGAAGTTCTGCATGCAAAACAAAAGGATGGTATAATTATCATGAAGAACTTTCTTAAG catcaaacagaattcaaggACATCAGCATCGATAATCTGATAGGGGAGAATGGAGAATTTGAAGAAACTAACAAACCGTGCAATCTACTCACAGTAGCTGCTACAGGAAATAGTTGCTTCCTTGACAAACTCCTCAAAGCAGGAATGGATCCTGATATTGGTGACTCCAAAGGAAGAACTCCATTG CATATAGCAGCATCAAAAGGATACGAGGATTGTGTTTTGGTTCTAATCAACCATGCCTGCAACATCAATATACAAG ACATGGATGGAAATACTCCATTATGGGATGCTATCACAGGAAAACACCATAACATTTTCAATATCTTGCACCGGTGTGCATGTGTTTCCAATCCCTATACCAGTGCCGATCTTCTATGTCTTGCGTCTAAAAGAAATGACCTTTCGACTATGAGAGAGCTGTTAAACCATGGTTTAAACATAGATTCCGAGAACCATGAAGGACTGACAGCATTGCAGATAGCAAGTGCTGAAAATCATGAAGAAATGGTTACATTCCTGGTCATGAATGGGGCGAGCATAGTGAAATCAAATCCAAATGGGAGCATAGAAAGGAGGATGAAAAAAGAAATATTAGAAGAAATGATCCAGCAAAGAGATGTTGGATATCCAACTATGGCATTAGAACCTTATGGAGCGTTTAAGAAAACAGAAGTACTTAGAGAGCAAGATAATTCCCTGAAATTGGAAGCAAATGAACATCGACCAAGGATTAGTGTATTCAACGGCCATCCACTGCTCAGAAACAGCCATTCAGAAACTGGAAAGCTAATAAGTTTACCAAGCACCATGGAAGAGCTCAGAACAATTATTG GCAAGAAGTTTGAAGTCGATGCAAGATACAAAATATTGACAAATGAAGATGCTGCTGAGGTAGACTCCATTGATGTTCTGAGagataatgataaaatttttatcgtTGGGGAGGATGAACTTCTTAAGCTTGATATCAAATGCTAA
- the LOC135582313 gene encoding potassium channel AKT2-like isoform X2, protein MAGSPCQDSGTAMKAHNSMTNGCRKHGDESSSESLSLSSLSKLVLPPLGMSSCSQNPNGSRWRIFLPMDSRYRCWEAFMVALVAYSAWVYPFEIAFMHAAPKGGLFLTDNVIDAFFAADIVLTFFVAYIDSRTQVLVCDPRKIATRYLSTWFIMDLTSTLPFEGLGYLITGRVKAGVSYSLLGTLRLWRLRKVKQFFTRLEKDIRFSYFCIRCVRLLFVTFFLVHCAGCLYYLLADRYPHQGKTWIGAAVPNFREANLWMRYIASIYWSISTMTTVGYGDLHAVNTREMIFNIFYMLCNLGLTAYLIGNMTNLVVEGTRRTMEFRNSIQVASNFVCRNHLPPHLKEQILAYMCLRFKAETLNQQHLMDQLPKALCKSICQHLFLPTVKEAYLFKGVSRETLLLLVTKMKVEYIPPREDVIMQNEAPEDVYIVVSGEVEIIYSDNEMEQVVGKFSTGDIFGEFTALSERPQSFIFRTRTLSQLLKFKQSTLKEVLHAKQKDGIIIMKNFLKHQTEFKDISIDNLIGENGEFEETNKPCNLLTVAATGNSCFLDKLLKAGMDPDIGDSKGRTPLHIAASKGYEDCVLVLINHACNINIQDMDGNTPLWDAITGKHHNIFNILHRCACVSNPYTSADLLCLASKRNDLSTMRELLNHGLNIDSENHEGLTALQIASAENHEEMVTFLVMNGASIVKSNPNGSIERRMKKEILEEMIQQRDVGYPTMALEPYGAFKKTEVLREQDNSLKLEANEHRPRISVFNGHPLLRNSHSETGKLISLPSTMEELRTIIGKKFEVDARYKILTNEDAAEVDSIDVLRDNDKIFIVGEDELLKLDIKC, encoded by the exons ATGGCAGGCAGCCCGTGCCAAGACTCCGGTACGGCCATGAAGGCTCACAACTCCATGACGAACGGCTGCAGGAAGCACGGCGATGAGAGCAGCTCCGAGTCCCTTAGCCTCAGCAGCCTCTCCAAGCTCGTTCTTCCTCCCCTCGGCATGTCAAGCTGCAGCCAGAACCCGAACGGCTCGCGATGGAGAATCTTCTTGCCCATGGACTCGAGATACAG GTGCTGGGAAGCGTTCATGGTGGCGCTGGTAGCGTACTCTGCATGGGTGTATCCGTTCGAGATCGCGTTCATGCACGCTGCGCCGAAGGGTGGGCTGTTCCTCACCGACAACGTCATCGACGCCTTCTTCGCGGCCGACATCGTTCTCACGTTCTTCGTGGCTTACATCGATTCCAGGACGCAGGTTCTTGTTTGTGACCCCAGGAAGATTGCCACCAG ATACTTGTCAACATGGTTCATCATGGATTTGACATCAACACTTCCATTTGAGGGTCTTGGCTACTTGATCACTGGAAGAGTCAAGGCAGGAGTCTCTTACAGCTTGTTGGGCACATTAAGACTCTGGCGTCTCAGGAAGGTCAAACAATTCTTCACAAG GCTAGAAAAAGATATCAGGTTCAGCTATTTCTGCATTAGATGCGTTAGACTCCTATTT GTTACCTTTTTCTTAGTCCACTGTGCTGGATGCCTCTACTACTTGCTGGCTGATCGGTATCCACATCAAGGGAAGACTTGGATTGGTGCTGCAGTGCCAAACTTCAGGGAAGCTAACTTGTGGATGCGTTACATAGCCTCCATCTACTGGTCTATATCCACAATGACAACAGTTGGTTATGGCGATCTTCATGCTGTGAACACAAGAGAAATGATCTTTAATATTTTCTATATGCTCTGTAACCTAGGCCTCACTGCATACTTGATTGGAAATATGACCAATCTGGTTGTTGAAGGAACACGACGCACAATGGAATTC AGGAATAGCATACAAGTTGCATCTAACTTTGTATGCAGAAACCACTTACCACCACATCTGAAAGAACAGATATTGGCTTATATGTGTCTTAGATTTAAAGCAGAGACCTTAAACCAACAACATCTGATGGACCAATTACCAAAAGCACTATGCAAAAGCATCTGTCAGCATCTCTTCCTGCCGACTGTCAAGGAGGCTTACCTCTTTAAAGGTGTCTCGAGGGAAACACTCTTACTGTTG GTAACTAAGATGAAAGTCGAGTACATTCCACCCAGAGAGGATGTCATCATGCAAAATGAAGCCCCAGAAGATGTATACATTGTTGTATCAGGTGAAGTTGAAATCATATATTCTGATAATGAGATGGAACAAGTTGTAGGGAAGTTTAGCACAGGAGATATATTTGGAGAATTTACTGCACTCAGCGAAAGGCCTCAAAGCTTTATATTCCGCACCAGAACATTGTCTCAGCTGTTAAAGTTCAAGCAGAGCACCCTGAAAGAAGTTCTGCATGCAAAACAAAAGGATGGTATAATTATCATGAAGAACTTTCTTAAG catcaaacagaattcaaggACATCAGCATCGATAATCTGATAGGGGAGAATGGAGAATTTGAAGAAACTAACAAACCGTGCAATCTACTCACAGTAGCTGCTACAGGAAATAGTTGCTTCCTTGACAAACTCCTCAAAGCAGGAATGGATCCTGATATTGGTGACTCCAAAGGAAGAACTCCATTG CATATAGCAGCATCAAAAGGATACGAGGATTGTGTTTTGGTTCTAATCAACCATGCCTGCAACATCAATATACAAG ACATGGATGGAAATACTCCATTATGGGATGCTATCACAGGAAAACACCATAACATTTTCAATATCTTGCACCGGTGTGCATGTGTTTCCAATCCCTATACCAGTGCCGATCTTCTATGTCTTGCGTCTAAAAGAAATGACCTTTCGACTATGAGAGAGCTGTTAAACCATGGTTTAAACATAGATTCCGAGAACCATGAAGGACTGACAGCATTGCAGATAGCAAGTGCTGAAAATCATGAAGAAATGGTTACATTCCTGGTCATGAATGGGGCGAGCATAGTGAAATCAAATCCAAATGGGAGCATAGAAAGGAGGATGAAAAAAGAAATATTAGAAGAAATGATCCAGCAAAGAGATGTTGGATATCCAACTATGGCATTAGAACCTTATGGAGCGTTTAAGAAAACAGAAGTACTTAGAGAGCAAGATAATTCCCTGAAATTGGAAGCAAATGAACATCGACCAAGGATTAGTGTATTCAACGGCCATCCACTGCTCAGAAACAGCCATTCAGAAACTGGAAAGCTAATAAGTTTACCAAGCACCATGGAAGAGCTCAGAACAATTATTG GCAAGAAGTTTGAAGTCGATGCAAGATACAAAATATTGACAAATGAAGATGCTGCTGAGGTAGACTCCATTGATGTTCTGAGagataatgataaaatttttatcgtTGGGGAGGATGAACTTCTTAAGCTTGATATCAAATGCTAA
- the LOC135582313 gene encoding potassium channel AKT2-like isoform X3 yields the protein MENLLAHGLEIQMLSCRCWEAFMVALVAYSAWVYPFEIAFMHAAPKGGLFLTDNVIDAFFAADIVLTFFVAYIDSRTQVLVCDPRKIATRYLSTWFIMDLTSTLPFEGLGYLITGRVKAGVSYSLLGTLRLWRLRKVKQFFTRLEKDIRFSYFCIRCVRLLFVTFFLVHCAGCLYYLLADRYPHQGKTWIGAAVPNFREANLWMRYIASIYWSISTMTTVGYGDLHAVNTREMIFNIFYMLCNLGLTAYLIGNMTNLVVEGTRRTMEFRNSIQVASNFVCRNHLPPHLKEQILAYMCLRFKAETLNQQHLMDQLPKALCKSICQHLFLPTVKEAYLFKGVSRETLLLLVTKMKVEYIPPREDVIMQNEAPEDVYIVVSGEVEIIYSDNEMEQVVGKFSTGDIFGEFTALSERPQSFIFRTRTLSQLLKFKQSTLKEVLHAKQKDGIIIMKNFLKHQTEFKDISIDNLIGENGEFEETNKPCNLLTVAATGNSCFLDKLLKAGMDPDIGDSKGRTPLHIAASKGYEDCVLVLINHACNINIQDMDGNTPLWDAITGKHHNIFNILHRCACVSNPYTSADLLCLASKRNDLSTMRELLNHGLNIDSENHEGLTALQIASAENHEEMVTFLVMNGASIVKSNPNGSIERRMKKEILEEMIQQRDVGYPTMALEPYGAFKKTEVLREQDNSLKLEANEHRPRISVFNGHPLLRNSHSETGKLISLPSTMEELRTIIGKKFEVDARYKILTNEDAAEVDSIDVLRDNDKIFIVGEDELLKLDIKC from the exons ATGGAGAATCTTCTTGCCCATGGACTCGAGATACAG ATGTTGTCTTGCAGGTGCTGGGAAGCGTTCATGGTGGCGCTGGTAGCGTACTCTGCATGGGTGTATCCGTTCGAGATCGCGTTCATGCACGCTGCGCCGAAGGGTGGGCTGTTCCTCACCGACAACGTCATCGACGCCTTCTTCGCGGCCGACATCGTTCTCACGTTCTTCGTGGCTTACATCGATTCCAGGACGCAGGTTCTTGTTTGTGACCCCAGGAAGATTGCCACCAG ATACTTGTCAACATGGTTCATCATGGATTTGACATCAACACTTCCATTTGAGGGTCTTGGCTACTTGATCACTGGAAGAGTCAAGGCAGGAGTCTCTTACAGCTTGTTGGGCACATTAAGACTCTGGCGTCTCAGGAAGGTCAAACAATTCTTCACAAG GCTAGAAAAAGATATCAGGTTCAGCTATTTCTGCATTAGATGCGTTAGACTCCTATTT GTTACCTTTTTCTTAGTCCACTGTGCTGGATGCCTCTACTACTTGCTGGCTGATCGGTATCCACATCAAGGGAAGACTTGGATTGGTGCTGCAGTGCCAAACTTCAGGGAAGCTAACTTGTGGATGCGTTACATAGCCTCCATCTACTGGTCTATATCCACAATGACAACAGTTGGTTATGGCGATCTTCATGCTGTGAACACAAGAGAAATGATCTTTAATATTTTCTATATGCTCTGTAACCTAGGCCTCACTGCATACTTGATTGGAAATATGACCAATCTGGTTGTTGAAGGAACACGACGCACAATGGAATTC AGGAATAGCATACAAGTTGCATCTAACTTTGTATGCAGAAACCACTTACCACCACATCTGAAAGAACAGATATTGGCTTATATGTGTCTTAGATTTAAAGCAGAGACCTTAAACCAACAACATCTGATGGACCAATTACCAAAAGCACTATGCAAAAGCATCTGTCAGCATCTCTTCCTGCCGACTGTCAAGGAGGCTTACCTCTTTAAAGGTGTCTCGAGGGAAACACTCTTACTGTTG GTAACTAAGATGAAAGTCGAGTACATTCCACCCAGAGAGGATGTCATCATGCAAAATGAAGCCCCAGAAGATGTATACATTGTTGTATCAGGTGAAGTTGAAATCATATATTCTGATAATGAGATGGAACAAGTTGTAGGGAAGTTTAGCACAGGAGATATATTTGGAGAATTTACTGCACTCAGCGAAAGGCCTCAAAGCTTTATATTCCGCACCAGAACATTGTCTCAGCTGTTAAAGTTCAAGCAGAGCACCCTGAAAGAAGTTCTGCATGCAAAACAAAAGGATGGTATAATTATCATGAAGAACTTTCTTAAG catcaaacagaattcaaggACATCAGCATCGATAATCTGATAGGGGAGAATGGAGAATTTGAAGAAACTAACAAACCGTGCAATCTACTCACAGTAGCTGCTACAGGAAATAGTTGCTTCCTTGACAAACTCCTCAAAGCAGGAATGGATCCTGATATTGGTGACTCCAAAGGAAGAACTCCATTG CATATAGCAGCATCAAAAGGATACGAGGATTGTGTTTTGGTTCTAATCAACCATGCCTGCAACATCAATATACAAG ACATGGATGGAAATACTCCATTATGGGATGCTATCACAGGAAAACACCATAACATTTTCAATATCTTGCACCGGTGTGCATGTGTTTCCAATCCCTATACCAGTGCCGATCTTCTATGTCTTGCGTCTAAAAGAAATGACCTTTCGACTATGAGAGAGCTGTTAAACCATGGTTTAAACATAGATTCCGAGAACCATGAAGGACTGACAGCATTGCAGATAGCAAGTGCTGAAAATCATGAAGAAATGGTTACATTCCTGGTCATGAATGGGGCGAGCATAGTGAAATCAAATCCAAATGGGAGCATAGAAAGGAGGATGAAAAAAGAAATATTAGAAGAAATGATCCAGCAAAGAGATGTTGGATATCCAACTATGGCATTAGAACCTTATGGAGCGTTTAAGAAAACAGAAGTACTTAGAGAGCAAGATAATTCCCTGAAATTGGAAGCAAATGAACATCGACCAAGGATTAGTGTATTCAACGGCCATCCACTGCTCAGAAACAGCCATTCAGAAACTGGAAAGCTAATAAGTTTACCAAGCACCATGGAAGAGCTCAGAACAATTATTG GCAAGAAGTTTGAAGTCGATGCAAGATACAAAATATTGACAAATGAAGATGCTGCTGAGGTAGACTCCATTGATGTTCTGAGagataatgataaaatttttatcgtTGGGGAGGATGAACTTCTTAAGCTTGATATCAAATGCTAA
- the LOC135582313 gene encoding potassium channel AKT2-like isoform X4 has product MDLTSTLPFEGLGYLITGRVKAGVSYSLLGTLRLWRLRKVKQFFTRLEKDIRFSYFCIRCVRLLFVTFFLVHCAGCLYYLLADRYPHQGKTWIGAAVPNFREANLWMRYIASIYWSISTMTTVGYGDLHAVNTREMIFNIFYMLCNLGLTAYLIGNMTNLVVEGTRRTMEFRNSIQVASNFVCRNHLPPHLKEQILAYMCLRFKAETLNQQHLMDQLPKALCKSICQHLFLPTVKEAYLFKGVSRETLLLLVTKMKVEYIPPREDVIMQNEAPEDVYIVVSGEVEIIYSDNEMEQVVGKFSTGDIFGEFTALSERPQSFIFRTRTLSQLLKFKQSTLKEVLHAKQKDGIIIMKNFLKHQTEFKDISIDNLIGENGEFEETNKPCNLLTVAATGNSCFLDKLLKAGMDPDIGDSKGRTPLHIAASKGYEDCVLVLINHACNINIQDMDGNTPLWDAITGKHHNIFNILHRCACVSNPYTSADLLCLASKRNDLSTMRELLNHGLNIDSENHEGLTALQIASAENHEEMVTFLVMNGASIVKSNPNGSIERRMKKEILEEMIQQRDVGYPTMALEPYGAFKKTEVLREQDNSLKLEANEHRPRISVFNGHPLLRNSHSETGKLISLPSTMEELRTIIGKKFEVDARYKILTNEDAAEVDSIDVLRDNDKIFIVGEDELLKLDIKC; this is encoded by the exons ATGGATTTGACATCAACACTTCCATTTGAGGGTCTTGGCTACTTGATCACTGGAAGAGTCAAGGCAGGAGTCTCTTACAGCTTGTTGGGCACATTAAGACTCTGGCGTCTCAGGAAGGTCAAACAATTCTTCACAAG GCTAGAAAAAGATATCAGGTTCAGCTATTTCTGCATTAGATGCGTTAGACTCCTATTT GTTACCTTTTTCTTAGTCCACTGTGCTGGATGCCTCTACTACTTGCTGGCTGATCGGTATCCACATCAAGGGAAGACTTGGATTGGTGCTGCAGTGCCAAACTTCAGGGAAGCTAACTTGTGGATGCGTTACATAGCCTCCATCTACTGGTCTATATCCACAATGACAACAGTTGGTTATGGCGATCTTCATGCTGTGAACACAAGAGAAATGATCTTTAATATTTTCTATATGCTCTGTAACCTAGGCCTCACTGCATACTTGATTGGAAATATGACCAATCTGGTTGTTGAAGGAACACGACGCACAATGGAATTC AGGAATAGCATACAAGTTGCATCTAACTTTGTATGCAGAAACCACTTACCACCACATCTGAAAGAACAGATATTGGCTTATATGTGTCTTAGATTTAAAGCAGAGACCTTAAACCAACAACATCTGATGGACCAATTACCAAAAGCACTATGCAAAAGCATCTGTCAGCATCTCTTCCTGCCGACTGTCAAGGAGGCTTACCTCTTTAAAGGTGTCTCGAGGGAAACACTCTTACTGTTG GTAACTAAGATGAAAGTCGAGTACATTCCACCCAGAGAGGATGTCATCATGCAAAATGAAGCCCCAGAAGATGTATACATTGTTGTATCAGGTGAAGTTGAAATCATATATTCTGATAATGAGATGGAACAAGTTGTAGGGAAGTTTAGCACAGGAGATATATTTGGAGAATTTACTGCACTCAGCGAAAGGCCTCAAAGCTTTATATTCCGCACCAGAACATTGTCTCAGCTGTTAAAGTTCAAGCAGAGCACCCTGAAAGAAGTTCTGCATGCAAAACAAAAGGATGGTATAATTATCATGAAGAACTTTCTTAAG catcaaacagaattcaaggACATCAGCATCGATAATCTGATAGGGGAGAATGGAGAATTTGAAGAAACTAACAAACCGTGCAATCTACTCACAGTAGCTGCTACAGGAAATAGTTGCTTCCTTGACAAACTCCTCAAAGCAGGAATGGATCCTGATATTGGTGACTCCAAAGGAAGAACTCCATTG CATATAGCAGCATCAAAAGGATACGAGGATTGTGTTTTGGTTCTAATCAACCATGCCTGCAACATCAATATACAAG ACATGGATGGAAATACTCCATTATGGGATGCTATCACAGGAAAACACCATAACATTTTCAATATCTTGCACCGGTGTGCATGTGTTTCCAATCCCTATACCAGTGCCGATCTTCTATGTCTTGCGTCTAAAAGAAATGACCTTTCGACTATGAGAGAGCTGTTAAACCATGGTTTAAACATAGATTCCGAGAACCATGAAGGACTGACAGCATTGCAGATAGCAAGTGCTGAAAATCATGAAGAAATGGTTACATTCCTGGTCATGAATGGGGCGAGCATAGTGAAATCAAATCCAAATGGGAGCATAGAAAGGAGGATGAAAAAAGAAATATTAGAAGAAATGATCCAGCAAAGAGATGTTGGATATCCAACTATGGCATTAGAACCTTATGGAGCGTTTAAGAAAACAGAAGTACTTAGAGAGCAAGATAATTCCCTGAAATTGGAAGCAAATGAACATCGACCAAGGATTAGTGTATTCAACGGCCATCCACTGCTCAGAAACAGCCATTCAGAAACTGGAAAGCTAATAAGTTTACCAAGCACCATGGAAGAGCTCAGAACAATTATTG GCAAGAAGTTTGAAGTCGATGCAAGATACAAAATATTGACAAATGAAGATGCTGCTGAGGTAGACTCCATTGATGTTCTGAGagataatgataaaatttttatcgtTGGGGAGGATGAACTTCTTAAGCTTGATATCAAATGCTAA